A window of the Xiashengella succiniciproducens genome harbors these coding sequences:
- a CDS encoding DUF2062 domain-containing protein, producing MASIEMDMASKALFKEKQCCVIIPTYNNASFLDAVINDVLSYSDDVIVVNDGSTDSTLEILSKYNKVSIISYPVNKGKGHALKTGFREAWARGYRYAITIDSDGQHYAKDLNAFLKLIDDQPNSIIIGARNLNQKNMNSKSGFANKFSNFWFKVTTGLDMPDTQSGYRLYPLEPLHNMRFFSGRYEFEVEVLVRASWKGVGISAAPIDVYYPPREERVSHFRPFKDFARISILNTVLVLLALLWYHPRRLYREYSKKSLRDIYWEAKATATSLSNFEIAAAIAFGVFMGIFPIWGYQLLVGFIIAHLLSLNKTIFFIAANISLPPMIPFIIYLSYVLGGYMMGDGSWAVDVELSISGVKGNLVQYLIGAVGLSCIAGLIAGALSYMLLVLFKRK from the coding sequence ATGGCGAGTATCGAGATGGATATGGCCTCTAAAGCCTTGTTTAAGGAAAAGCAGTGCTGTGTTATTATTCCTACGTATAATAACGCTTCCTTCCTGGATGCAGTGATTAACGATGTGCTCAGCTACTCTGACGACGTCATTGTCGTTAATGACGGCAGCACTGATTCTACACTTGAAATACTCAGCAAATACAACAAAGTCAGCATTATTAGCTATCCCGTCAACAAGGGGAAGGGGCATGCACTTAAGACTGGATTCAGGGAAGCCTGGGCCAGGGGCTATCGTTATGCCATTACCATTGATTCGGACGGTCAGCATTATGCTAAGGACCTAAATGCATTCCTCAAACTTATTGACGATCAGCCAAATTCCATTATTATTGGCGCACGGAATCTTAATCAGAAGAATATGAACAGCAAAAGCGGTTTTGCAAATAAGTTCTCTAACTTCTGGTTTAAGGTGACTACCGGACTTGATATGCCTGACACTCAGTCGGGCTATCGTTTGTATCCGCTTGAGCCCTTGCACAATATGCGCTTTTTTAGTGGCAGATATGAGTTTGAAGTAGAGGTACTTGTCAGGGCTTCATGGAAGGGTGTAGGTATCTCGGCTGCCCCCATTGATGTTTATTACCCCCCCAGAGAGGAAAGGGTAAGCCACTTTAGACCATTCAAAGACTTTGCACGTATCAGCATACTCAATACTGTACTTGTACTTCTTGCATTGCTATGGTATCATCCCCGACGCTTGTACAGAGAGTATAGCAAAAAATCACTTAGAGATATTTACTGGGAGGCCAAGGCAACTGCAACATCGTTGAGCAATTTCGAGATAGCTGCCGCAATAGCTTTTGGAGTTTTTATGGGTATCTTCCCTATATGGGGTTATCAGTTGTTAGTGGGATTTATAATTGCCCATCTGCTGTCGCTCAACAAGACAATCTTTTTTATAGCAGCCAACATAAGTCTGCCACCTATGATTCCCTTTATTATTTACCTGAGTTACGTCCTTGGGGGCTATATGATGGGAGACGGATCATGGGCGGTGGATGTCGAACTGTCAATTAGTGGGGTCAAGGGAAATCTGGTCCAGTACTTAATAGGGGCAGTAGGTCTGTCCTGTATAGCAGGACTGATAGCCGGAGCATTATCATATATGCTTCTGGTTCTTTTTAAAAGGAAATAG
- a CDS encoding outer membrane lipoprotein carrier protein LolA — MRYLVLSLLVLAVTTVYGQDKSYRPVADPAVVEKKIMDNSLKVSSITSDFVQEKKMEYLDEVLVSKGKFWYKHESKLRWQYDEPYEYIIAIRNGSFYIKDGVKVKVYDVAGNPAFREMNDLILKIARGTLAGDKRFEIEMYENDRFYLLRLRPIDAALKGFLQTTEIYLSKFDLSAEKVVMHETETDYTQITFINRKLNNEIPESIFDIK; from the coding sequence ATGAGATACCTGGTACTATCATTGTTAGTGTTGGCTGTAACTACAGTTTACGGACAGGACAAGAGTTACAGACCTGTAGCTGACCCCGCTGTGGTTGAGAAGAAGATAATGGATAATTCCCTGAAGGTGAGTTCTATAACAAGTGACTTTGTGCAGGAAAAAAAGATGGAATATCTTGATGAAGTCCTGGTCAGCAAGGGCAAGTTCTGGTACAAGCATGAAAGCAAACTAAGGTGGCAGTATGATGAGCCTTACGAATATATCATTGCAATACGCAACGGAAGCTTCTATATCAAAGATGGCGTCAAGGTAAAGGTCTATGATGTGGCAGGCAATCCGGCGTTCAGAGAGATGAACGACCTGATTCTGAAGATTGCCAGAGGCACGCTGGCCGGTGACAAACGCTTCGAGATTGAGATGTACGAGAATGACCGTTTTTACCTGCTCAGGCTACGTCCAATAGATGCTGCTCTTAAAGGCTTCCTGCAAACCACTGAGATCTATCTTTCAAAGTTTGACCTTAGTGCAGAGAAGGTTGTGATGCATGAAACGGAAACAGACTATACCCAGATTACCTTTATCAACAGGAAGCTGAATAATGAGATCCCTGAAAGTATTTTTGATATTAAGTAG